One window of the Solanum stenotomum isolate F172 chromosome 11, ASM1918654v1, whole genome shotgun sequence genome contains the following:
- the LOC125845979 gene encoding probable WRKY transcription factor 27 yields the protein MCMPRTTTTPQELIDLQQQFEKLDDQVIIMDQNKNQEMYYNPIQPTQFCQQTFLPPLPTMITCVPTTTTTPQESIDLQQQLVIQDQVYPNFTMPMPTPLIKTFKRKNQSTRVVYEVLQEELIGDKWAWRKYGQKSIKGSPFPRNYFKCSTSGCCKATKIIEKSPKNENYFLVSYSDEHNHDPPTYRRSLALYNSSSKRKLPKGINIVPKALNLNASSSSSKRAKRFKVDTSSISPTAPTLEIERNNEMVDVVVENKNDIEEEENMYDNIFMDFEELQQVTTSILWG from the exons ATGTGTATGCCAAGAACAACTACAACACCACAAGAACTGATCGATCTACAAcaacaatttgaaaaattagaTGATCAGGTCATAATCATGGACCAAAACAAAAACCAAGAAATGTACTACAATCCCATTCAACCAACTCAATTTTGCCAACAAACTTTTCTTCCTCCATTGCCAACAATGATAACGTGTGTGCCAACAACTACTACAACACCACAAGAATCGATAGATCTACAACAACAACTTGTGATACAGGATCAGGTTTATCCTAATTTCACTATGCCGATGCCGACTCCTCTGATCAAAACTTTTAAAAG AAAAAACCAGTCAACAAGAGTTGTCTATGAAGTGTTGCAAGAGGAACTCATAGGTGATAAATGGGCATGGCGTAAGTATGGTCAGAAGTCAATCAAAGGTTCTCCATTCCCGAG GAACTACTTCAAATGTAGTACATCAGGATGTTGCaaagcaacaaaaataattgagaaaagCCCAAAGAATGAGAACTATTTTTTGGTGTCCTATTCTGATGAACACAACCATGATCCTCCTACATATCGTAgatctcttgctttatacaacaGTAGTTCCAAACGCAAACTTCCAAAAGGTATAAATATTGTGCCCAAAGCGTTAAATTTGAATGCATCATCATCCTCGTCCAAGCGTGCTAAGCGTTTCAAAGTTGACACCTCTTCAATTAGTCCAACTGCACCTACACTTGAAATTGAGAGAAATAATGAAATGGTTGATGTTGTCGTGGAGAACAAAAACGATATTGAAGAGGAGGAGAACATGTATGACAATATTTTCATGGATTTTGAAGAACTCCAACAAGTTACTACTTCCATCTTATGGGGATGA